Proteins from a genomic interval of Narcine bancroftii isolate sNarBan1 chromosome 12, sNarBan1.hap1, whole genome shotgun sequence:
- the LOC138747089 gene encoding salivary gland specific protein SAGSIN1: protein MAGLLRLALTSSRPVLLSYGSFARALSRTLLTFFDLAWRLRLKFSYLYLVSSMMLNVRLQVHIEIH, encoded by the exons ATGGCGGGGCTGCTCCGGCTGGCCCTCACCTCCAGCCGGCCCGTCCTCCTCTCGTACGGCAGCTTCGCCAGGGCGCTGAGCCGCACCCTACTCACGTTCTTCGACCTGGCCTGGAGGCTGCGGCTAAAGTTCTCCTACCTCTACCTGGTGTCCTCCATGATGCTAAACGTCCGGCTGCag GTTCACATTGAGATCCACTAG